In one window of Hyla sarda isolate aHylSar1 chromosome 1, aHylSar1.hap1, whole genome shotgun sequence DNA:
- the AP5S1 gene encoding AP-5 complex subunit sigma-1: MVYGFIIHTVAPPGGGESCRVLYHRVFSCGLVDEQRRTDEDFLEKETIRRKEQMADVARQVESRCLLRRQLSARPAADFATHSPEETVSLHEEDVGVLGLPPGEPFPQEMTVLYVGVHYLGFSLICDPQENLTLAEMTLRMVAKYLLETLRLLTHSSNAILRADKVELTLDKFIPQGALLFLSHQAVQALEKELSSCMTL, from the exons ATGGTCTACGGCTTCATCATTCACACGGTGGCGCCCCCTGGTGGTGGGGAGTCCTGCAGGGTCCTGTACCACCGCGTCTTCTCCTGCGGGTTGGTGGATGAGCAGCGGAGGACGGATGAAGATTTCTTGGAGAAGGAGACGATCAGGAGGAAGGAGCAGATGGCGGACGTGGCCCG ACAGGTGGAGTCACGGTGTCTCCTGAGGCGTCAGCTCTCCGCCCGTCCGGCCGCAGACTTTGCCACCCATTCCCCAGAGGAGACGGTCTCTCTCCACGAGGAGGATGTCGGGGTGCTGGGGTTACCACCGGGGGAGCCCTTCCCACAGGAGATGACGGTGCTGTAtgtgggggtgcactacctggGCTTCTCTCTCATCTGTGACCCTCAGGAGAACCTGACGCTGGCGGAGATGACGCTGAGGATGGTGGCCAAGTATCTGCTGGAGACCCTGCGCCTCCTGACGCACAGCAGCAACGCCATCCTCCGCGCCGACAAGGTGGAGCTGACCCTGGACAAGTTCATCCCGCAGGGGGCGCTGCTGTTCCTCAGCCACCAGGCCGTGCAGGCGCtagagaaggagctgagcagctgCATGACCCTCTGA